CAAAACAAGCTCAACTGAATGCTGGTGAAATTATACTGCATCTCAAAGATACGGAAAAAATAAACTTGACTCAACTGAGCGAAAAGGAATTACGAAGATTACGCGGAAATCATATTGCGATGATTTTCCAAGAACCTATGACTTCCTTAAATCCTGTAATGACTTGCGGAAAGCAAGTGAGTGAAATATTATTATTGCATAAAGATTTATCGAAAAAAGAGGCCAAAGAAAAAACACTACAACTTTTTGAGGAAGTGAAACTGCCGAGAACTCAATCGGTGTACAAAGCCTATCCTCACGAATTATCTGGAGGTCAAAAACAGCGTATAATGATTGCAATGGCTATGGCTTGCGAACCCGCTCTTTTAATTGCTGATGAACCCACAACAGCTTTAGATGTGAGTGTACAGCAATCTATTCTGAATTTGATTCAGCAATTGAAAGAAAAATACAATACTACTACTATTTTCATTTCTCACGACTTGAATTTAGTTTCTAATATTGCAGATCAAATAGCCGTAATTCATCAGGGAAAGATTGTTGAAAAAGGCTCTACAAAAGAGATTTTCTCTAATCCAAAACACCCTTATACCAAAGGATTATTGGGTTGCCGACCTCCACGAAACAAGCGATTAAAACGACTTCCTTTGATGGAAGATTTTTTGAACGAAAAAGCAAAGGATCGATTGTCCTATTTATTGGGCGAAGAAAATGTAATCTCATCAGAAGAACGAGAAAAAAGGCAAATCGATTTATACAATCAAGAACCTCTTTTAGAGGTAAAGAATTTAACGTTAAGCTATCCGCTAAAAAAATCCATTTTTGGTAAAGTTCTAACCGAAGTTAAAGCTGTTGATCAAGTAGGTTTTTATCTTTTTCGAGGAGAAACTTTAGGCTTAGTCGGAGAATCGGGCTGTGGAAAAACCAGTTTAAGTCGGAGTTTATTATTGCTGAATAAACCAACTGCTGGAAATATCCTATTTGAAGGAAAAGAAATATTAACGTTTACAGCGAAAGAGATTAAAACCTTTCGAAAAAAAGTCCAGATTATCTTTCAAGACCCCTATGGATCTCTTAATCCAAGAATAACAGCTGGGGCTGCAATTATGGAACCGATGGTTGCACATAATTTGCATAAAAAGCCAGACAGAAAACAAAAGACGATTGAATTATTAGAGAAAGTTGGGCTTGGTGCTGATAGTTTTAATCGTTATCCCCACGAATTTTCGGGAGGACAACGCCAAAGAATTTCAATCGCGAGAGCTTTAGCTGTAGAACCCGAGTTCATCATCTGTGATGAAAGTGTTTCGGCTCTTGACGTTTCCGTTCAAGCACAAATTCTCAATCTTTTAAACCAATTAAAAGAAGAATTGAAACTTACTTATCTTTTTATTTCGCACGATTTATCGGTAGTACGTTATATGTCGGATCGGATTATGGTAATGGAGGAAGGAAAGATAATTGAAACCAAAGAAGCCGACGAACTATTTACCAAACCCGGACAGCCTTACACCCAAAAACTCCTTGCCGCTATTCCAAAACAAAAGGCATAAAAAAACCGGAAAACTTTCGTTCTCCGGTTATAATGACTATCAATTATGAGATTTTTTAATTTTTTCTAGCGGAATAAACCTATTCCTAATCCAGCTCCGCCACCAAAGTTACCACGATTTCCTCGATTACCACAGTTGCCCATATTTCCTCTATTCATTCTGCCTTGACCTGCACCAAAATTTCCATTTCTTCTGTTGCCTTGACGAGCATCAAAAATTACTTTTTGATCATCAGTTAATAAAGCACGAACAGCTAAACGGTGCTCTGCAGCATTTTTTCTGATTTGAGCCTGAGTAGCAGACATATCATCAATTAAATTAGAAATGTCTTTTAAATTTTGATTATTACCCGTTCTTAAAGCTTGCATTTGAGCACGCATTACGGCTAAATCGTTACGCAATGGAAGGTTCTTCTCTACTAAAGCCGTACGCAAATCGTTAATTTGAACTTGCTGATCTTCGCTTAATTGCATATAAGCACAGTTGCCTGCAAATTGTCTATTTTGATTATATCCTTGTCCTTGATTAAAACCTTGTCCTTGGTTATATCCTTGA
This sequence is a window from Bacteroidales bacterium. Protein-coding genes within it:
- a CDS encoding ABC transporter ATP-binding protein; translated protein: MIPLLEINELTISFQGNEQSNKAIDNISLKIYRGETLGIVGESGSGKSLTSLAIMQLLSKQAQLNAGEIILHLKDTEKINLTQLSEKELRRLRGNHIAMIFQEPMTSLNPVMTCGKQVSEILLLHKDLSKKEAKEKTLQLFEEVKLPRTQSVYKAYPHELSGGQKQRIMIAMAMACEPALLIADEPTTALDVSVQQSILNLIQQLKEKYNTTTIFISHDLNLVSNIADQIAVIHQGKIVEKGSTKEIFSNPKHPYTKGLLGCRPPRNKRLKRLPLMEDFLNEKAKDRLSYLLGEENVISSEEREKRQIDLYNQEPLLEVKNLTLSYPLKKSIFGKVLTEVKAVDQVGFYLFRGETLGLVGESGCGKTSLSRSLLLLNKPTAGNILFEGKEILTFTAKEIKTFRKKVQIIFQDPYGSLNPRITAGAAIMEPMVAHNLHKKPDRKQKTIELLEKVGLGADSFNRYPHEFSGGQRQRISIARALAVEPEFIICDESVSALDVSVQAQILNLLNQLKEELKLTYLFISHDLSVVRYMSDRIMVMEEGKIIETKEADELFTKPGQPYTQKLLAAIPKQKA
- a CDS encoding periplasmic heavy metal sensor, with protein sequence MKTNKITTSILAIVLLVGMSLSASAQRGQRGQGYNQGQGFNQGQGYNQNRQFAGNCAYMQLSEDQQVQINDLRTALVEKNLPLRNDLAVMRAQMQALRTGNNQNLKDISNLIDDMSATQAQIRKNAAEHRLAVRALLTDDQKVIFDARQGNRRNGNFGAGQGRMNRGNMGNCGNRGNRGNFGGGAGLGIGLFR